A portion of the Stigmatella aurantiaca DW4/3-1 genome contains these proteins:
- a CDS encoding sensor histidine kinase: MKARIASVAFLLGSLATGLSWLTLLPTLIHLMDVARRWVPSHGAEEATLSRMRGFLPFALGLDLLVLVLLAYIVLDLTVGRPLRATERAVGQLERLELDMAPISQGGPLLSRIQSALNRMAEALRREQALTRSQLDALQQANARLSRAQTELVAVERLATVGRLAAGVAHEVGNPLAGILGYLSLARMRATTPELKDFLDRIDHEVHRIDGIVRGLLDLGRPRSGPLAPVDMGQVAETCVRLVSAGPELSRVEVSFALEPGLLARADPGPLSQIVINLLLNAAQAMGGEGAVRVSTRREGGEVWLAVEDGGPGLSAEVMARLFEPFFTTKDGKGTGLGLAVSLHLAQGMGGRLVAENIPAGGARFTLCLAAA, from the coding sequence ATGAAGGCGCGCATCGCCAGCGTGGCGTTTCTCCTGGGCTCACTTGCCACGGGGCTGTCGTGGCTCACGCTGCTGCCCACGTTGATCCATCTCATGGATGTGGCGCGCCGGTGGGTGCCTTCACATGGTGCCGAGGAGGCGACGCTGAGCCGTATGCGCGGCTTTCTCCCCTTCGCGCTCGGGTTGGATCTGCTGGTGTTGGTGCTCCTGGCCTACATCGTGCTGGATCTCACCGTGGGGCGTCCGCTGCGGGCCACGGAGCGGGCGGTGGGGCAACTGGAGCGGCTCGAGCTGGACATGGCGCCGATCTCCCAGGGCGGGCCCCTTCTGTCGCGGATTCAGAGCGCGTTGAACCGGATGGCGGAGGCGCTTCGCCGGGAGCAAGCCCTGACCCGCTCGCAACTGGATGCGCTCCAGCAGGCCAATGCACGGCTGTCGCGCGCCCAGACGGAACTGGTGGCCGTGGAGCGGCTGGCGACCGTGGGAAGGCTCGCCGCGGGCGTGGCCCATGAGGTGGGCAATCCCCTGGCGGGGATCCTCGGCTACCTTTCCCTGGCGCGGATGCGCGCAACCACCCCCGAGCTGAAGGACTTCCTGGACCGGATCGACCATGAGGTGCACCGCATCGACGGCATCGTCCGGGGATTGCTGGACCTGGGGCGTCCACGCTCGGGGCCGCTGGCGCCCGTGGACATGGGCCAGGTGGCGGAGACCTGTGTGAGGCTGGTCAGCGCGGGGCCAGAGCTGTCGCGCGTGGAGGTGAGCTTCGCGCTGGAACCCGGGCTGCTGGCGCGCGCCGACCCAGGCCCGCTCTCCCAGATTGTCATCAACCTGCTCTTGAATGCCGCGCAGGCCATGGGCGGTGAGGGCGCTGTGCGTGTGTCCACCCGCCGGGAGGGGGGCGAGGTGTGGCTGGCGGTGGAGGATGGAGGCCCGGGCCTCTCCGCCGAGGTGATGGCACGTCTTTTCGAGCCCTTTTTCACCACGAAGGATGGGAAGGGGACCGGGCTGGGGTTGGCCGTCTCGCTCCACCTGGCGCAGGGCATGGGCGGAAGGCTCGTCGCGGAGAATATTCCAGCAGGGGGAGCCCGGTTCACGCTCTGCCTGGCGGCCGCCTGA
- a CDS encoding prepilin peptidase: protein MDPEQIPFPTTLLAIWLFILGLCVGSFLNVVIARVPAGQSIVRPRSRCPKCGYTLTWYDNIPLVSWLVLRGRCRGCGAPISPRYPLVELATGLLFLACLRRFGVSWELVSGLVLITLLIPLTFIDLEHWILPFSLTVPGIVLGVGLAGVQGAEALRDAAVGAAVGFLVFRLMEYLGWTLLRKEAMGGGDKYLVAMLGGFLSWKSLLGILFLSSFQGAVVGILLIALTGRAGPRAEGQGAAQEEQEAPEPELTMTWEFLKPGLPWWRRLAGVPVCLLFQPIPDEPKDEAGQEVDWVPGKTNIPFGPWLALAGLEILLLGPWLTQVLPPNLALLVGGVP, encoded by the coding sequence ATGGACCCGGAGCAAATCCCCTTTCCCACCACGTTGCTGGCGATCTGGCTCTTCATCCTGGGCCTGTGCGTCGGCAGCTTCCTGAATGTCGTCATCGCCCGTGTCCCCGCCGGGCAAAGCATCGTCCGTCCCCGCTCGCGGTGCCCAAAGTGTGGCTATACGCTCACCTGGTACGACAACATCCCGCTCGTCTCGTGGTTGGTGCTCCGGGGCCGTTGCCGGGGGTGTGGGGCGCCCATTTCTCCCCGCTACCCTTTGGTGGAACTGGCCACGGGGCTGCTCTTCCTGGCCTGCCTGCGGCGCTTTGGCGTCTCCTGGGAACTGGTCTCCGGGCTCGTGCTCATCACCCTGCTGATCCCGCTCACCTTTATCGATCTCGAGCATTGGATCCTTCCCTTCTCGCTCACGGTGCCGGGAATCGTCCTGGGCGTGGGGCTCGCGGGGGTCCAGGGCGCGGAGGCGCTGCGCGATGCGGCGGTGGGGGCGGCGGTGGGGTTCCTGGTCTTCCGGTTGATGGAGTACCTGGGGTGGACGTTGTTGAGGAAGGAGGCGATGGGCGGCGGCGACAAATACCTGGTGGCGATGCTGGGGGGCTTCCTGTCGTGGAAGTCGTTGTTGGGGATCCTCTTTCTCTCGTCGTTCCAGGGGGCGGTGGTGGGCATCTTGCTGATCGCCCTCACCGGGCGGGCCGGCCCACGGGCGGAGGGGCAGGGGGCCGCTCAGGAGGAGCAAGAGGCGCCCGAGCCCGAGCTGACGATGACGTGGGAGTTTCTGAAGCCCGGCTTGCCCTGGTGGCGCCGCCTGGCCGGGGTTCCTGTCTGCCTGTTGTTTCAGCCCATTCCGGATGAGCCGAAGGATGAGGCGGGACAGGAGGTCGATTGGGTGCCGGGCAAGACGAACATCCCCTTCGGTCCGTGGTTGGCCCTGGCGGGCCTGGAGATCCTGCTGCTGGGCCCGTGGCTGACGCAGGTTTTGCCCCCGAACCTCGCGCTGCTGGTGGGGGGCGTGCCATGA
- a CDS encoding prepilin-type N-terminal cleavage/methylation domain-containing protein, protein MTQTRRNRGFTLIELMIVVAIIGILAAIAIPNFIRFQARARQSEVNTNLKSLFTGLRTQQKMPPESIRATGFAPERGNRYTYKIGDCGAIEDRANIDAVQHNDDTCIGADVFKFGTEFPDATGNFPTVSLTTVQWNQKGTDNGLTTDPGIEGTNGSWDFLAYGAGDVDNTTNDASDSWSIASADGTMSAVCPASTDENVAAGEPFNISNDVNCQ, encoded by the coding sequence ATGACCCAGACCCGTCGCAACCGTGGCTTCACCCTCATCGAGCTGATGATCGTGGTCGCCATCATCGGCATCCTGGCCGCCATCGCCATTCCGAACTTCATCCGGTTCCAGGCCCGCGCCCGCCAGTCCGAGGTGAACACCAACCTCAAGAGCCTCTTCACCGGTCTGCGCACCCAGCAGAAGATGCCCCCCGAGAGCATCCGCGCCACCGGCTTCGCCCCCGAGCGTGGCAACCGCTACACCTACAAGATTGGTGACTGCGGCGCCATCGAGGACCGCGCGAACATCGACGCCGTGCAGCACAACGACGACACCTGCATCGGCGCCGACGTGTTCAAGTTCGGCACCGAGTTCCCGGACGCCACGGGTAACTTCCCGACGGTCTCGCTGACCACCGTGCAGTGGAACCAGAAGGGCACGGACAACGGCCTGACCACCGACCCCGGCATCGAGGGCACCAACGGCAGCTGGGACTTCCTGGCCTACGGCGCGGGCGACGTGGACAACACCACCAACGACGCCTCCGACAGCTGGTCGATCGCCTCCGCGGACGGCACCATGTCCGCCGTGTGCCCCGCGAGCACCGATGAGAACGTCGCCGCCGGCGAGCCGTTCAACATCAGCAACGACGTGAACTGCCAGTAA
- a CDS encoding pilin → MPSFLRFQARARQSEVNANLKSLFTGMRTLAKRPQYQIRVPGFAPERGNRYSYFLAEPCTTSELRDTIDAEPHNDDNCIQADRFKFGPEMPGLFTKVLPLQTTWSDRAANNGMGDQPGLYGDGLKWDFLSYAAGDVDGTFSDTADTWFISSSDGRIQPACPAVTEAVAVSAGEPFNVNNDVDCE, encoded by the coding sequence ATCCCCAGCTTTCTTCGCTTCCAGGCCCGCGCCCGGCAATCCGAAGTCAATGCCAACCTCAAGTCGCTGTTCACGGGCATGAGGACACTGGCCAAACGGCCCCAATATCAGATCCGCGTCCCGGGCTTTGCCCCCGAGCGCGGCAACCGCTACAGCTACTTCCTGGCGGAGCCCTGCACGACCTCGGAGCTGCGCGATACCATCGATGCGGAGCCCCACAACGACGACAACTGCATCCAGGCAGACCGGTTCAAGTTCGGGCCGGAGATGCCGGGGCTGTTCACCAAGGTCTTGCCCCTCCAGACGACCTGGTCCGATCGCGCGGCCAACAATGGCATGGGCGATCAACCGGGCCTCTACGGAGACGGCCTCAAGTGGGACTTTCTCAGTTATGCCGCAGGCGATGTCGACGGGACCTTCTCGGATACGGCGGATACCTGGTTCATCTCCTCGTCCGATGGACGGATTCAACCGGCTTGCCCAGCCGTGACAGAGGCGGTTGCCGTCTCCGCCGGTGAGCCCTTCAACGTCAACAATGACGTGGACTGCGAGTAG
- a CDS encoding ABC transporter ATP-binding protein: MSATEPLAIETRDLSKTYRLGFWMNKRVLALQGLTLNIQPGQVYGLLGPNGAGKSTTIKILMNLVQATSGSASIFGHAPDSKEARRNVGFLPENPAPYEYLTGEEFVRLAGQLVGLSGHELDGRVKEVLGSVGMSRTASLQIRRYSKGMVQRIGLAQAIVGRPKLLVLDEPTSGLDPVGRREIRDLILQERERGTTVLFCTHIIPDVEALCNRVAVLVNGRLAREGSVQELLTTQVPVVELTIEGLGLEAVRSLGHPIEQAQDLTNRILVRAGNAHVQPLLKSVLEAGGRVTQLQSARFSLEDLFLQAMSEARHGTVGGEITS; encoded by the coding sequence ATGAGCGCCACCGAGCCGCTGGCTATCGAGACCCGGGACCTGTCGAAGACGTACCGGCTGGGCTTCTGGATGAACAAACGGGTGCTGGCCCTTCAAGGGCTCACCCTCAACATTCAGCCTGGACAGGTCTATGGACTGCTCGGCCCCAACGGGGCTGGCAAGTCCACCACCATCAAGATCCTGATGAACCTCGTCCAAGCGACGAGCGGTTCGGCCTCCATCTTCGGGCACGCGCCGGACTCGAAGGAGGCCCGCCGCAACGTCGGCTTTCTGCCCGAGAACCCCGCCCCGTACGAGTACCTCACGGGCGAGGAGTTCGTGCGGCTGGCCGGGCAGCTCGTGGGCCTGAGCGGCCATGAGCTGGATGGCCGCGTCAAGGAAGTGCTGGGTTCGGTGGGAATGTCCCGGACCGCGAGCTTGCAGATCCGCCGCTACTCCAAGGGCATGGTCCAGCGCATCGGCCTGGCGCAGGCCATCGTGGGCCGTCCCAAGCTGCTGGTGCTGGACGAGCCCACGAGCGGGTTGGATCCCGTCGGCCGGCGGGAGATCCGGGATCTCATCCTCCAGGAGCGCGAGCGCGGCACCACGGTGCTCTTCTGCACCCACATCATTCCGGATGTGGAAGCGCTCTGTAACCGGGTCGCGGTGCTCGTCAACGGCCGGCTGGCCCGGGAGGGCAGCGTGCAGGAGCTGCTCACCACGCAGGTGCCCGTGGTGGAGCTCACCATCGAAGGGCTGGGCTTGGAGGCCGTGCGCAGCCTGGGCCACCCGATCGAACAGGCACAGGATCTGACCAACCGCATCCTGGTCCGCGCGGGCAACGCGCACGTGCAGCCCCTGCTCAAGAGCGTGCTGGAGGCGGGCGGCCGGGTCACTCAGCTTCAATCGGCCCGCTTCTCCCTGGAGGATTTGTTCCTCCAGGCGATGAGCGAGGCCCGGCATGGGACCGTGGGAGGAGAAATCACATCATGA
- a CDS encoding ABC transporter permease has translation MRPFLALTLNGFREARRNRVTVVVGAFAFGLLVASTLLTNLSVSTFDRVLTDVGLGVMSIVLVLLAIFLSSGMLSREIERKTLFLIVSKPISRGLFLTARFAGNMLTLGVLLVAMGALFFAQVALYGTLITEAQFVAIGMLFFELLVLSSIGFAMSSFASQMVSATVTVGAFFAGHLSGDIYELSSKAESSTFQWLGKAVYYALPNLSRLNYRVQATYELPTPLGELVPSMIYAVAYAAVMIAIAVILFTRRDFK, from the coding sequence ATGCGGCCGTTCCTCGCCCTCACGCTCAATGGCTTCCGGGAGGCCCGCCGCAACCGGGTCACGGTGGTGGTCGGCGCCTTCGCGTTCGGCCTCCTGGTGGCCTCCACGCTGCTCACCAACCTGAGCGTCTCCACGTTCGACCGGGTGCTCACCGACGTGGGCCTGGGCGTCATGAGCATCGTCCTGGTGCTGCTCGCCATCTTCCTGTCCAGCGGCATGCTGAGCCGGGAAATCGAGCGCAAGACGCTCTTCCTCATCGTCTCCAAGCCCATCTCCCGGGGACTGTTCCTCACGGCCCGCTTCGCGGGGAACATGTTGACGCTGGGGGTGCTGCTGGTGGCCATGGGCGCCCTGTTCTTCGCGCAGGTCGCGCTCTACGGCACGCTCATCACCGAGGCCCAGTTCGTGGCCATCGGCATGCTCTTCTTCGAGCTGCTGGTGCTCAGCAGCATCGGCTTCGCCATGTCCAGCTTCGCCAGCCAGATGGTGTCCGCCACGGTGACGGTGGGCGCGTTCTTCGCGGGGCACCTCAGTGGGGACATCTACGAGCTGTCGAGCAAGGCGGAGAGCAGCACCTTCCAATGGCTGGGCAAGGCCGTCTACTACGCACTGCCCAACCTCTCGCGGCTCAACTACCGCGTCCAGGCCACGTACGAGCTGCCCACGCCCCTGGGCGAGCTCGTCCCCTCCATGATCTACGCGGTGGCCTACGCCGCGGTGATGATCGCCATCGCGGTCATCCTCTTCACGCGCCGCGACTTCAAGTAG
- a CDS encoding sigma-54-dependent transcriptional regulator: MREYLEVLLTRVGYRVSLAGNEKTAIETLGGSGVDVVISDMKLGQGSGLNVLKAARALAAPPEVVLITAFGTPAAAVEAMRAGAYDYICKPFDNEELKLLVQKALEKRGLREENRQLRRSLSGGRGGLWVGESQAMKAVWGLVEKVAPSRTTVLITGESGTGKELVARALHLRSTRAGAPFLPVNCAALNEGVLESELFGHVKGAFTGAQTDRSGILVSAGEGTVFLDEIGEVPLATQVKLLRVLQERRVKPVGSSTEVPFQARVVAATNKRLEAEVKAGRFREDLLYRLNVITVDLPPLRERQGDISLLARHFLAKMREELGRPNLEFSAEAVQVLERYVFPGNVRQLQNIVERAATLADSDTLGPDTLPSALRGEREPEPQVVGEVTLPVGFSLERHLDDAERRYLVAALQRSEGVKTRAAELLGLSFRSFRYRLAKHGLSEREDGGEPAGG, translated from the coding sequence ATGCGCGAGTACCTGGAGGTGCTGCTGACACGGGTGGGGTATCGCGTCAGCCTCGCGGGCAACGAGAAGACGGCCATCGAGACGCTGGGAGGAAGCGGCGTGGACGTGGTCATCTCCGACATGAAGTTGGGGCAGGGCAGCGGCTTGAACGTGCTCAAGGCGGCGCGCGCGCTCGCCGCCCCGCCCGAGGTGGTCCTCATCACCGCGTTCGGCACGCCCGCGGCCGCCGTGGAGGCCATGCGGGCGGGTGCCTACGACTACATCTGCAAGCCGTTCGACAACGAAGAGCTCAAGCTGCTCGTCCAGAAGGCCCTGGAGAAGCGGGGGTTGCGCGAGGAGAACCGGCAACTGCGCCGCTCGCTGAGCGGAGGCCGTGGCGGGCTGTGGGTGGGAGAGAGCCAGGCGATGAAGGCGGTCTGGGGGCTGGTGGAGAAGGTGGCCCCCAGCCGGACCACCGTCCTCATCACGGGGGAGAGCGGGACGGGCAAGGAGCTGGTGGCGCGGGCGCTCCACCTGCGCAGCACCCGGGCCGGCGCTCCGTTCCTGCCCGTCAATTGCGCGGCGTTGAACGAGGGCGTCCTGGAGAGCGAGCTGTTTGGCCACGTGAAGGGCGCCTTCACGGGGGCTCAGACGGATCGCTCCGGCATCCTCGTCTCGGCGGGGGAGGGGACGGTGTTCCTCGACGAGATTGGCGAGGTGCCGCTCGCCACGCAGGTGAAGCTGCTGCGCGTGTTGCAGGAGCGGCGGGTGAAGCCCGTGGGCAGCTCCACCGAGGTGCCCTTCCAGGCCCGGGTGGTGGCCGCCACCAACAAGCGGTTGGAGGCGGAGGTGAAGGCGGGGCGTTTCCGGGAGGATCTGCTCTACCGCCTCAACGTCATCACCGTGGACTTGCCGCCGCTCCGGGAGCGGCAGGGCGACATCTCGCTGCTGGCACGGCACTTCCTGGCGAAGATGCGCGAGGAGCTGGGACGGCCCAACCTGGAGTTCTCCGCCGAGGCGGTGCAGGTGCTGGAGCGTTACGTCTTTCCGGGCAACGTGCGCCAACTGCAGAACATCGTGGAGCGCGCGGCCACGCTCGCCGACAGCGACACGCTGGGGCCCGACACCCTGCCCTCCGCTTTGAGGGGGGAGCGGGAGCCGGAGCCTCAGGTGGTGGGCGAGGTGACCCTGCCCGTGGGCTTCTCGCTCGAGCGTCACCTGGACGATGCGGAGCGGCGCTACCTCGTGGCGGCCCTTCAGCGTTCAGAAGGGGTGAAGACGCGCGCCGCGGAGCTGCTGGGGCTGAGCTTCCGCTCCTTCCGGTACCGGCTGGCCAAGCACGGCCTGTCGGAGCGAGAGGACGGCGGCGAGCCCGCGGGCGGGTAG
- a CDS encoding two-component system sensor histidine kinase NtrB: protein MRLTWLSIFRTVATTLLLGVTALRLLAAPQQDLSRRDSLAFAVIGLVYVLTLIYGLWLRRGRVGKSAAAVQVGGDILIASGLISLTGGADSPFSFTYSLAVISASILLSQRGAFVTAAACSGMYGVLVLNHLLRLGAPASSSILARTGFNFASNVLAHFLIAALAGYLSRQLLAAGGRLSASQADLRRLSTLHGQILDSTPSGLLTCEEEGRITFINRAALSILGLDDTTAKNMSVEALLPGLRGLERVPRAELKVETPRGPRILGLTLAPLEGAGQSSRLIVFQDLTALRRAEDELRRADRLAALGTLAAQLAHEIRNPLAAMRGSAQMLAQDGAEDPSVVRLTNILLRESDRLSRLVEEFLRFARPPPPQRRVAALDELIRETVEMLQADPLRRGVHLSLELRPVMASVDPDQLRQVLLNLLRNAFEAVGPEGRTRVSLSVSAEQKVLLAVWDSAGAIPEAHLVRIFEPFFTTRSGGTGLGLATAYSIVRAHEGRLQVTSSPGSGTEFTVELPLAVAEEMQGARASSG from the coding sequence GTGCGGCTGACGTGGCTGTCCATCTTCCGGACAGTCGCGACCACGCTGCTGCTGGGCGTCACCGCCCTGCGGCTGCTGGCGGCGCCCCAGCAGGACTTGTCGCGCAGGGATTCGCTGGCCTTCGCGGTCATCGGCCTTGTCTACGTCCTCACCCTCATCTACGGGCTGTGGCTGCGGCGCGGGCGGGTGGGCAAGTCCGCCGCGGCGGTGCAGGTGGGGGGCGACATCCTCATCGCCTCCGGCCTCATCTCGCTGACGGGCGGCGCCGACTCTCCGTTCTCCTTCACCTACTCGCTGGCGGTCATCAGCGCCTCCATCCTCCTGTCCCAGCGGGGCGCGTTCGTGACGGCGGCCGCCTGCTCGGGGATGTACGGCGTGCTCGTCCTGAACCACCTGCTGCGGCTCGGGGCGCCCGCCTCTTCCTCCATCCTGGCGCGCACGGGCTTCAACTTCGCCAGCAACGTCCTGGCGCACTTCCTCATTGCCGCCCTGGCCGGCTACCTGAGCCGCCAGCTCCTGGCGGCGGGTGGGCGGTTGTCCGCGAGCCAGGCGGATCTGCGGCGGCTGTCCACGCTGCATGGCCAGATCCTCGACAGCACGCCGTCGGGACTGCTGACCTGTGAGGAAGAAGGGAGAATCACCTTCATCAACCGGGCCGCCCTGAGCATCCTGGGCCTGGACGACACCACGGCGAAGAACATGTCCGTGGAGGCGCTGCTGCCGGGCTTGCGCGGCCTGGAGCGGGTGCCCCGCGCCGAGCTGAAGGTGGAGACGCCCCGGGGACCCCGCATCCTCGGGCTCACGCTCGCCCCGCTGGAGGGGGCCGGCCAATCCTCCCGCCTCATCGTCTTCCAGGATTTGACGGCGCTGCGGCGCGCGGAGGACGAGCTGCGGCGGGCTGACCGGCTCGCGGCGCTGGGGACGCTGGCGGCTCAGCTCGCCCATGAGATTCGCAACCCGTTGGCGGCGATGCGCGGCTCGGCGCAGATGCTGGCCCAGGATGGGGCGGAGGACCCCAGCGTGGTCCGGCTCACCAACATTCTGCTGCGGGAGTCGGACCGGCTGTCACGGCTGGTGGAGGAGTTTCTGCGCTTTGCCCGGCCGCCGCCGCCTCAGCGGCGGGTCGCGGCCCTGGATGAGCTCATCCGGGAGACGGTGGAGATGCTCCAGGCGGACCCGCTGCGCCGGGGCGTCCACCTGAGCCTGGAGCTGCGGCCGGTGATGGCCTCGGTGGACCCGGATCAGCTGCGTCAGGTGCTGCTCAACCTGTTGCGCAATGCCTTCGAGGCCGTGGGACCGGAGGGCCGGACGCGGGTGTCCTTGTCGGTGAGCGCGGAGCAGAAGGTGCTGCTGGCCGTGTGGGACTCGGCGGGAGCCATTCCAGAGGCCCACCTGGTGCGCATCTTCGAGCCATTCTTCACCACGCGCAGCGGGGGCACGGGGTTGGGACTCGCCACGGCCTATTCCATTGTGAGGGCCCACGAGGGCAGGCTCCAGGTGACGTCCTCACCGGGGTCGGGAACAGAATTCACAGTGGAGCTGCCGCTGGCGGTAGCAGAGGAGATGCAAGGTGCACGTGCTAGTAGTGGATGA
- a CDS encoding type II secretion system F family protein, translating to MAAPALQKAAPVKKTTQWLWEAKTKGGETKKGEMEAGDAEAVNARLKSLGLSPVKVKKKPLEINLSMGSGVTGKDILIFTRQFATMIDAGLPLVQCLDILGSQMENPAFKKVVFAIKGKVEQGSTFADALKDHPKVFDELFVQLCAAGEVGGILDTILNRLAAYREKAEKLKGKVKSAMTYPSVVICVAIGVTALLLLKVTPVFEKMFKDFGSELPAPTQFVVDMSNWLQAWIFHMVAGIAAVVFAVVYIYRHPKGRKMMDKLILMAPLFGPVIRKVAVARFTRTLGTMISSGVPILDALDVTAKTAGNRTIEEAIYYVRGKIAEGKNIAGPLLETGVFPSMVVQMIGVGEATGAMDAMLNKIADFYDDEVDAAVAGLTAMIEPLLMVFLGGVVGGFLIAMYLPIFSIAGAIK from the coding sequence ATGGCTGCACCAGCATTGCAGAAGGCTGCACCGGTCAAGAAGACCACCCAGTGGCTCTGGGAGGCGAAAACCAAGGGTGGGGAGACCAAGAAGGGAGAGATGGAGGCGGGGGACGCCGAGGCGGTCAACGCACGCCTGAAGTCCCTGGGGCTCAGCCCCGTCAAGGTCAAGAAGAAGCCCCTGGAGATCAACCTCTCCATGGGCAGTGGCGTCACGGGCAAGGACATCCTCATCTTTACCCGGCAGTTCGCCACGATGATCGACGCCGGTCTGCCCTTGGTGCAGTGTTTGGACATCCTGGGCAGCCAGATGGAGAACCCGGCCTTCAAGAAGGTCGTCTTCGCCATCAAGGGCAAGGTCGAGCAGGGCTCCACCTTCGCGGACGCGCTGAAGGACCACCCCAAGGTCTTCGACGAGCTGTTCGTGCAGCTGTGCGCCGCGGGCGAGGTGGGCGGTATCCTCGACACCATTCTCAACCGGCTCGCGGCCTACCGTGAGAAGGCGGAGAAGCTCAAGGGCAAGGTCAAGAGCGCGATGACCTACCCGTCGGTCGTTATCTGCGTGGCCATCGGCGTGACGGCGCTGCTCTTGCTCAAGGTGACGCCCGTCTTCGAGAAGATGTTCAAGGACTTCGGCTCGGAGCTGCCCGCGCCCACCCAGTTCGTGGTGGACATGTCCAACTGGCTCCAGGCCTGGATCTTCCACATGGTGGCGGGCATCGCCGCCGTCGTCTTCGCCGTCGTCTATATCTACCGCCACCCCAAGGGGCGGAAGATGATGGACAAGTTGATCCTCATGGCGCCGCTGTTTGGCCCCGTTATCCGCAAGGTGGCCGTGGCGCGCTTCACCCGCACCCTGGGAACGATGATCTCCTCGGGCGTGCCCATCCTCGACGCGCTGGACGTGACGGCGAAGACGGCCGGTAACCGCACCATCGAAGAGGCCATCTACTACGTGCGTGGGAAGATCGCCGAGGGCAAGAACATCGCCGGCCCGCTGCTGGAGACGGGGGTGTTCCCCTCCATGGTGGTGCAGATGATCGGCGTGGGCGAGGCTACGGGCGCCATGGACGCCATGCTCAACAAGATCGCCGACTTCTATGACGACGAGGTGGACGCCGCCGTCGCGGGCCTCACGGCGATGATCGAACCGCTCCTGATGGTGTTCTTGGGTGGCGTGGTGGGTGGCTTCCTCATCGCCATGTACCTGCCCATCTTCTCGATCGCCGGTGCCATTAAGTAG
- a CDS encoding type IV pilus twitching motility protein PilT → MANLHQLLKAMVEKGASDLHITTGSPPQLRVDGELVPLKTAPLTPVETKQLCYSILTDAQKHKFEEDNELDLSFGVKGLSRFRANIFMQRGAVAAAFRTIPFKILTFQELGLPQVVADLIKRPRGLILVTGPTGSGKSTTLASMIDKINSERHEHIMTIEDPIEYLHPHKNCLVNQREVGADTRNFKTALRYILRQDPDVVLVGELRDLETIEAALTIAETGHTCYATLHTNSAVQTINRVLDVFPPYQQPQVRAQMSFVLEGVMSQALVAKQGSPGRVLALEVMIPTPAIRNLIREDKVHQVYSSMQVGQAKYGMQTFNQALAALLARRLISQEEAMGRSSDPEELRNILAGSAPGGVQRPGGGAPGR, encoded by the coding sequence GTGGCCAACCTGCACCAGCTCCTCAAGGCGATGGTCGAGAAGGGCGCTTCCGACCTCCACATCACCACTGGCTCTCCGCCGCAGCTCCGGGTGGACGGCGAACTGGTGCCACTGAAGACGGCGCCCCTCACGCCGGTGGAGACCAAGCAGCTTTGCTACTCCATCCTCACGGATGCCCAGAAGCACAAGTTCGAAGAGGACAACGAGCTGGACTTGTCCTTCGGTGTGAAGGGGCTGTCGCGCTTCCGCGCCAACATCTTCATGCAGCGCGGCGCGGTGGCCGCGGCCTTCCGGACCATTCCCTTCAAGATCCTCACCTTCCAGGAGCTGGGCTTGCCCCAGGTGGTGGCGGACCTCATCAAGCGTCCGCGTGGGCTCATCCTCGTCACGGGCCCCACCGGCTCGGGCAAGTCCACCACGCTGGCGTCGATGATCGACAAGATCAACAGCGAGCGTCATGAGCACATCATGACGATCGAGGATCCGATCGAGTACCTGCACCCGCACAAGAACTGCCTCGTCAATCAGCGCGAGGTGGGCGCGGACACCCGTAACTTCAAGACGGCGCTGCGCTACATCCTGCGTCAGGATCCGGACGTGGTGCTGGTGGGTGAGTTGCGCGACCTGGAGACCATCGAGGCCGCGCTCACCATCGCCGAGACGGGCCACACCTGTTACGCCACCCTGCACACCAACAGCGCGGTGCAGACCATCAACCGCGTGCTGGACGTGTTCCCGCCGTACCAGCAGCCGCAGGTGCGCGCGCAGATGTCCTTCGTGCTCGAAGGCGTGATGAGCCAGGCGCTGGTCGCCAAGCAGGGCAGTCCCGGCCGCGTGCTGGCCCTGGAGGTCATGATCCCCACGCCCGCCATCCGGAACCTCATCCGCGAAGACAAGGTGCACCAGGTCTACTCTTCCATGCAGGTGGGACAGGCCAAGTACGGCATGCAGACCTTCAATCAGGCCCTGGCGGCGCTCCTGGCGCGCCGGCTCATCAGCCAGGAAGAGGCCATGGGCCGCTCCAGCGATCCCGAGGAGTTGCGCAACATCCTGGCCGGCAGCGCCCCGGGCGGCGTGCAGCGGCCAGGCGGCGGAGCCCCTGGCCGTTAG